The Thermanaerothrix sp. genome contains the following window.
CGCCGCATTGTTAATGAGGATATCCAGTGCGTCGGTCCACTGTTCTAGTTCGTTTTTTGCCTGTGTAATCTGGGCTTCCTCTGCCACGTCACAACAGACCGTTATCAATTGACGGTTCTTTTGATACCGGTTTTCCAGCTGGGTAAGCTCTGCGCCTTTGCTTCGGTAGGTGGCAAAAACCTGATGCCCCTCCTGTAAAAAATGATGGGTGAGGGCAAGTCCCAGGCCCCGGTTGGCACCGCTGATAAGCACCTTCATGGAAACCTCCTAAAAGGGGGAAAGCTCTTCTTTTTTCAGGGTACCCCCTTTTTTTAAAATTGTAAATTATCAATTTTTTCATTTTTAAAATGACCGATTCCCCCTTGCGATGAAAAAGCCCCCTCTTTATGATGGGGCTATCATGAAAAAATCCGCTTTTACCTATACGATCCCTGTCTTGTTAGGCTATCTTCCCCTAGGATTTGCCTTTGGTTTTTTGCTGGTCGATGCGGGCTATCCCTGGTGGCTTGCGCCTCTCATGAGTCTCTGCATGTATGCGGGGGCGGCCCAGTATATTGCGGTGGGATTGTTTGCCTCCGGGGCATCTCTCTGGGAAGCGGCCCTGGTAACCCTGTTAGTGAATGCCCGCCATGTAGCCTACGGTATGGCCCTACTAAAGCGTTTTCCGGGTCGTTCCTGGCGGCGCATGTACCTGATATTCGCCCTTACCGACGAAACCTTTGCGCTCCTTTCTTCTCTGCCGCTCCCCGCCTCGCCCCAGGAGGTTGAAGCATACCATGGGCGGATGTTCAAGATAGCCCTCTTGAATCATCTGTATTGGATTGCAGGGGGAACCCTGGGGGCCATCGCCGGTTCCCTCCTGCCCTTTAAGATTGAAGGCCTGGCCTTTGCCCTTACGGCCCTGTTTATCATGTTGATGGTAGAACAGATCTATCATGT
Protein-coding sequences here:
- a CDS encoding SDR family oxidoreductase — encoded protein: MKVLISGANRGLGLALTHHFLQEGHQVFATYRSKGAELTQLENRYQKNRQLITVCCDVAEEAQITQAKNELEQWTDALDILINNAA
- a CDS encoding AzlC family ABC transporter permease translates to MKKSAFTYTIPVLLGYLPLGFAFGFLLVDAGYPWWLAPLMSLCMYAGAAQYIAVGLFASGASLWEAALVTLLVNARHVAYGMALLKRFPGRSWRRMYLIFALTDETFALLSSLPLPASPQEVEAYHGRMFKIALLNHLYWIAGGTLGAIAGSLLPFKIEGLAFALTALFIMLMVEQIYHVRRARPFVVAGLAAIGARLVLPARLVLLGSIVVALGILGLMHRRSEGKGGLPC